The following coding sequences lie in one Hydrogenophaga sp. PBL-H3 genomic window:
- a CDS encoding glycosyltransferase family 4 protein, whose translation MKRVLLCCEFYAPSVGGVQEVMRQIAERLALNGLDVTVATSPHPDRAMDTTRNGVRVLSFPISGNQAKGMTGSLAKYRAFIEHGGFDGILIKAAQQWTFDAAVDILPDFGGRKLFIPCGFSGLNDPNYASYYQYMPKWLRLFDGLIFYSEDYQDVAFARLHGLQTLHFIPNGVDEREFSDRNDHAVRNRLGIAPDHDLLLSVGSQIAAKGHWETLRAFKKARLPRPATLVINGNEPGSGVTNLLKRTLKHALSQRWPLSWEARWQRRDSGRKRVMITDLPRNDLVDLYKAADLFVLASHVEYSPLVLFEAAAAGTAFLSTPVGNSREIAAWTGAGHVMRRSKVQGATVSIDTMAAEMEAILSNPTRLVAMGEAGRQSIFSKEFTWNRIVERYMQLLIEV comes from the coding sequence ATGAAACGCGTGTTGCTGTGCTGCGAGTTTTATGCCCCAAGCGTGGGGGGTGTTCAGGAGGTCATGCGCCAGATCGCCGAGCGCCTGGCCCTAAATGGACTGGACGTCACGGTCGCCACTAGCCCCCACCCGGACCGGGCTATGGATACCACGCGCAACGGCGTGCGTGTTCTCTCGTTTCCCATCTCCGGCAATCAGGCAAAGGGCATGACGGGGTCACTGGCAAAGTACCGGGCTTTCATCGAACACGGTGGCTTCGATGGCATTCTTATTAAGGCGGCACAGCAGTGGACTTTCGACGCAGCTGTCGACATCCTCCCCGACTTTGGAGGTCGCAAGCTTTTCATCCCGTGCGGCTTCTCAGGCCTGAACGATCCAAACTATGCGTCGTACTACCAATACATGCCCAAGTGGTTGAGGCTTTTTGACGGATTAATCTTCTACTCCGAGGACTATCAAGACGTTGCCTTTGCGCGCCTCCATGGCCTACAGACTCTTCATTTCATTCCCAATGGGGTGGACGAACGTGAGTTCTCCGACCGGAATGATCACGCAGTAAGAAACCGCCTTGGCATCGCTCCGGACCACGATCTGTTGTTGAGCGTGGGCAGCCAGATCGCTGCAAAGGGACACTGGGAAACTTTACGCGCCTTCAAGAAGGCGCGTCTGCCCAGACCTGCTACGTTGGTAATCAATGGCAATGAGCCCGGCTCTGGCGTGACCAACCTGCTAAAGCGAACGCTAAAGCACGCGTTGTCCCAGCGCTGGCCCCTGTCCTGGGAGGCTCGATGGCAAAGGCGCGATTCTGGTCGCAAGCGCGTGATGATTACGGACTTGCCGCGCAACGATTTGGTTGACCTGTACAAAGCGGCCGATCTGTTTGTGCTGGCCTCACACGTGGAATACTCTCCTTTGGTGCTTTTCGAAGCAGCCGCAGCAGGCACCGCCTTTCTGTCAACGCCCGTGGGCAACAGTAGAGAAATCGCTGCTTGGACCGGAGCAGGCCATGTCATGCGACGCTCGAAGGTGCAAGGTGCAACTGTATCCATTGATACGATGGCTGCTGAAATGGAAGCCATCCTGTCGAATCCCACGCGCCTTGTGGCAATGGGTGAGGCAGGACGACAGTCTATCTTTTCCAAGGAATTCACTTGGAACCGCATCGTCGAGCGCTATATGCAGTTGCTGATAGAAGTTTGA
- a CDS encoding glycosyltransferase has translation MNVKSTPTSLQAGSPKVSWLLCTHQENELLHRAIRSCLNQTLDDFELLLIVNGIHADKLALSLQGVYGRDMRVRVIDTPIYLLNFSLSLGLHLARAPLVARMDADDVSAPDRLERQFDFMERHPSVAVLGSAYELMDADGHVHGKVSPPETDREIRSHMHYQNPMCHPSVMLRRQVIVEMGGYLGGKNAEDYDLWLRLALDSNWQFANMSEVLLSYNASPKGEARRSRTAYSNAAGAQLRNFLVTRDLRWLLGSALSAGKSVMRATRA, from the coding sequence TTGAACGTCAAATCCACACCTACCTCACTGCAAGCGGGGAGTCCAAAAGTGTCTTGGCTGCTTTGCACACACCAAGAAAACGAGTTGCTGCATCGCGCCATACGGTCCTGCTTGAACCAGACACTCGATGATTTTGAATTGCTGCTTATCGTCAACGGCATACACGCCGATAAATTGGCTCTATCCTTGCAGGGGGTTTATGGACGCGATATGCGTGTGCGTGTAATTGATACTCCCATCTATCTGCTGAACTTCAGTTTGAGTCTAGGACTGCACTTGGCCCGTGCACCCTTGGTGGCCCGAATGGATGCGGACGATGTATCTGCACCCGACAGACTTGAACGTCAATTCGACTTCATGGAGCGCCACCCGTCCGTAGCCGTTCTGGGATCGGCTTATGAACTGATGGACGCCGATGGTCACGTGCACGGAAAAGTCTCGCCTCCAGAAACTGACCGCGAGATTCGCAGTCACATGCATTATCAAAATCCGATGTGTCACCCGTCTGTCATGCTGCGTCGACAGGTTATTGTAGAGATGGGGGGCTACTTGGGTGGAAAAAATGCGGAAGACTACGATCTGTGGCTCAGGTTGGCGCTGGACTCTAACTGGCAGTTCGCCAACATGTCTGAAGTACTGCTCTCATACAACGCATCGCCAAAGGGAGAGGCACGCCGATCCCGTACCGCATATTCAAATGCGGCAGGAGCTCAATTGCGGAACTTTCTGGTGACGCGAGACTTGAGGTGGCTCCTTGGATCGGCACTTAGCGCAGGAAAGTCAGTGATGCGAGCAACCCGAGCATGA
- a CDS encoding glycosyltransferase family 4 protein, which yields MTVDWFFYSHFLSRATAAQKEGYEVVVLTHCNRHRESIEAAGLRMIPLHIDRRSMNPFSAVLACLRILRVYRYEHPTIVHQVALKPILLGGIAARLSGVKHIVNAMVGGGYVYTSTSPLMFIARPVIQLALRVLLNPQGSRVIFENVDDLESSVHTNQVRASDAVLIRGAGVDPVLYGRKSEGSGEPVVILAARLLWDKGIGEFVRAAETLRLRGIHARFVVVGDSDPGNRACIDNDTLTRWRQEGIVELWGFRKDMPEVLAQASIACLPSYREGLPKFLLEAMATGLPCVTTDVPGCREAVSHEDNGLLVPARDAGALSNALERLLLDPPLRSQMGTRGRQRIIEEFSSTLVEKQTLALYAEVLAQ from the coding sequence GTGACAGTCGATTGGTTCTTCTACTCACACTTTTTATCCCGCGCAACAGCAGCGCAGAAAGAAGGTTATGAGGTGGTAGTACTGACACATTGCAATCGACACCGAGAGAGCATTGAGGCTGCGGGCTTGCGGATGATCCCGTTGCATATCGACAGACGCAGCATGAATCCATTTTCTGCTGTGCTGGCATGTTTACGGATTCTTCGTGTCTACAGATATGAACATCCAACCATCGTGCATCAGGTAGCGCTCAAGCCCATACTGCTTGGCGGTATTGCAGCCCGCCTTTCTGGCGTCAAGCATATTGTGAACGCGATGGTGGGCGGTGGATATGTCTACACTTCCACCAGTCCATTAATGTTCATTGCAAGACCTGTTATTCAACTGGCCCTTCGCGTTCTTTTAAATCCCCAAGGCAGCCGCGTGATTTTTGAGAACGTTGATGACCTTGAGTCATCTGTGCACACCAATCAAGTGAGAGCATCGGATGCTGTGCTGATACGAGGGGCTGGTGTTGATCCAGTCCTTTATGGGAGGAAATCAGAGGGCTCAGGTGAACCAGTCGTGATCCTTGCTGCCCGCTTGCTTTGGGACAAAGGTATTGGTGAATTTGTGAGGGCGGCGGAGACTCTTCGCTTGCGTGGCATACACGCTCGCTTTGTGGTGGTTGGTGATAGCGATCCTGGCAATCGAGCCTGTATTGACAACGACACACTGACCCGATGGCGTCAGGAAGGCATTGTCGAGTTGTGGGGTTTTCGCAAAGACATGCCAGAAGTGCTGGCTCAAGCATCCATTGCATGTTTGCCCTCTTACCGTGAGGGTTTGCCAAAGTTCTTGTTGGAGGCCATGGCCACTGGGTTGCCCTGCGTGACGACCGATGTCCCTGGGTGTCGGGAGGCGGTTAGTCACGAAGACAATGGGCTGCTCGTTCCGGCCCGCGACGCGGGGGCCCTATCAAACGCTTTGGAACGGCTGCTTCTGGATCCGCCACTTCGCAGTCAAATGGGAACGCGCGGCCGACAAAGGATAATTGAAGAATTTTCCTCAACTCTGGTAGAGAAGCAAACTTTGGCACTTTATGCAGAAGTGCTTGCTCAATGA
- a CDS encoding UDP-glucose 4-epimerase family protein, whose amino-acid sequence MRVLVTGANGFLGSTTATALEVRGHTPISATRNKWHGAIEVGSVDGRTDWSKALTSCDVVIHTAARVHQMQDHATDRLNEFRKVNTEGTLQLARQASKAHIRRLIFLSTIKVHGEEHRKPCCQNDALSSQDPYGISKMEAEQGLRQIAAETGMEVVIVRPPLVYGPGVKANFASMMRAVQRGIPLPLASVTHNRRSFVALDNLVDLLITCIDHPAAANQTFLVSDGEDLSTADLLRRLGLAMNKPARLLPVPPSLLQLGANLLGKGDMAQRLLGNLQVDISHTRNTLNWSPPLSVDEGLRRAVAGLAP is encoded by the coding sequence ATGAGAGTACTTGTGACCGGTGCCAATGGGTTTTTAGGCAGTACCACAGCCACTGCCTTGGAGGTGCGTGGACACACACCCATATCGGCTACTCGCAATAAGTGGCACGGCGCAATTGAGGTGGGCAGTGTAGACGGTCGAACTGACTGGTCTAAGGCGTTAACCAGTTGTGACGTTGTCATCCACACGGCTGCTCGCGTTCATCAGATGCAAGACCACGCTACCGACCGATTGAATGAGTTTCGAAAAGTCAACACAGAAGGTACCCTTCAATTAGCGAGACAAGCAAGTAAGGCACATATACGTAGGCTGATCTTCCTCAGCACGATTAAAGTTCACGGCGAAGAACATAGGAAGCCGTGCTGTCAAAACGACGCACTCTCCTCACAAGACCCCTACGGCATTTCCAAAATGGAAGCCGAACAAGGCTTGCGTCAAATCGCTGCTGAAACCGGCATGGAAGTCGTAATCGTCCGCCCACCCCTGGTCTACGGTCCAGGCGTCAAAGCCAACTTCGCATCCATGATGCGGGCCGTCCAACGTGGCATCCCCCTGCCGCTGGCCAGCGTCACCCACAACCGCCGCAGCTTCGTCGCGCTGGACAACCTGGTCGACCTGCTCATCACCTGCATCGACCACCCCGCCGCCGCCAACCAGACCTTTCTGGTCAGCGACGGTGAAGACCTGTCCACCGCCGACCTGCTGCGCCGCCTGGGTCTCGCCATGAACAAACCGGCGCGACTGCTCCCAGTCCCGCCTTCGCTGCTTCAGCTCGGCGCCAACCTGCTGGGCAAGGGCGACATGGCGCAACGCCTGCTCGGCAACCTCCAGGTCGACATCAGCCACACCCGCAACACCCTGAACTGGAGCCCACCCCTTTCGGTGGACGAAGGACTGCGGCGAGCGGTGGCGGGGCTAGCGCCGTGA
- a CDS encoding sugar transferase — translation MKRLFDLALAIPAALVLLMPVASIALAVRLTSPGPALYWSDRVGRHNQIIKMPKFRSMRVDTPAVATHLLIDPAKYLTPIGSFLRKSSLDELPQLWSIIKGDMSFVGPRPALFNQHDLIALRTEYGVHELVPGLTGWAQVNGRDELPITQKVALDAEYLRRHTLAFDVRILWMTFVKVLRRDGVTH, via the coding sequence ATCAAGCGCCTCTTTGATCTGGCCCTGGCCATTCCAGCGGCGCTGGTGTTGCTGATGCCCGTGGCCAGCATTGCGCTGGCGGTGCGGCTCACGTCGCCGGGCCCTGCGCTGTATTGGAGCGATCGCGTCGGTCGCCACAACCAGATTATCAAGATGCCCAAGTTCCGCAGCATGCGGGTGGACACGCCCGCCGTAGCCACCCATCTGTTGATCGATCCGGCGAAGTACCTCACTCCCATCGGCTCCTTCTTGCGCAAGAGCAGTCTGGACGAATTGCCCCAGCTGTGGAGCATCATCAAGGGCGACATGAGCTTCGTGGGGCCTCGCCCCGCACTGTTTAACCAGCACGACCTGATCGCCTTGCGCACCGAGTACGGCGTGCACGAACTGGTGCCGGGCTTGACGGGCTGGGCGCAGGTGAATGGCCGCGACGAACTGCCGATTACGCAGAAGGTGGCGCTGGACGCTGAGTACCTGCGGCGGCACACTTTGGCCTTCGACGTTCGCATTTTGTGGATGACGTTTGTGAAGGTGTTGCGCCGCGACGGCGTGACCCACTAA